The DNA window TTTTAAACGCCTAGATTTGGTAAATGATGGTAATATCATAAAAGCAGCAAAAGAAACCGTAGAACATTTGCTAAAAATAGACGGAAATCTACAGCTTCCGGAGCATCAAAGCCTTAGAAATTACTACGTTAAGCAGTATAAAGGCAAAAATAAATGGGGTAAAATCTCTTAATTTTTAATCAAAACTTAATAAAAATACCGATGAAATTTTCATCGGCATTTTTAAAAATTGAGTTGAAATGTTTTAAAATTTTATCCTATCACCGAAACGCCAATTAATTTACCGATTCCGAAAGTGATTGCTGCAGCCAATAATCCGAAAATAACTTGTCTGAAACCTGAATACCAAATGCTTTTTCCTGTGAAAAGAGTAATGGCAGAACCTATTAAAAATAAACCAACGGAACTAGAGATAGCACTCGCAATAATTGCTGGAGTTCCTCCTAAAAAGAAAAACGGGAAAAGAGGTAAAATTGCTCCAATTGCAAATAATACGAATGATGAAATTGCAGCTTCCATAGCAGAACCTTTCAGTTCTTCGGAGTTGATTCCTAATTCTTCTTTTACCAAAAATTGATGTGCAGAATTTTTGTCATTCATGAGTTCTATTGCCATTTGTGCGGCTTGATGAGCAGGAATTCCTTTCGCTCTGTAAATCAATTCTATTTCTTTTAATTCTCCTTCGGGATTTACTTCTAATTCATCCATTTCCAGAGACATCTGGTTTTCGTATAATTCTTTGGAACTCTGTACCGAAATCCATTCTCCTAATGCCATAGACAATGAACCTGCCAAAAGCCCAGCTAAACCTGCGAGCAGTACTTCTTTTTGTCCGCTACTTGCTCCTGCAACTCCCATAATTAATGAAAAGTTGGAAATTAAACCGTCATTTCCTCCTAAAACAGCTGCTCTAAGTGCATTTCCGCCAACAGAACGGTGTCTTTTTTCAAAACGAGAAAGTGCATTTCCACCGATTTTAGGATTATTTTGAAGAATATTTTCTAAAATTTTCACATGTGCTGTATCCGAAATAGATGCTTGAGTTTTAGTATTAACTCTGGCTTTTCCGATAGAGCTAGATAATGATTTTTCGGTATCCATTAAAACACCTAAAACATAATCATATCCTAGAATTCCTCCAATTTTTTTGAGAATTTTTGCTCTTGTAGAAGGTTTCGGCATGTCTTTTTCAGTGAGTCCTACTTTCTGTAAAAATGATACTGCGTGAGATTTTTCTATGGCGGACATTTGTGAGAAAATCTCTTTTACATTTTGGTCTTCTTCTTTCTCTGCTAATAAACCGTACAGAAAAGAAGCATCTACTTCGGTTTGGATGTTTTTTAAGTTCATTTTGTGGGTGTTTTGTGGTGTTATTCTTCTACATTTTTAAGTCCCATCAATAGATAATAAGCTCCTTTCGTTACAAATTTCTTGTTTTTTGCCTTTTCGTCAAGGTTCAAAATTTCTGTTCTCCCATTTTCCGAATTTCCTATGGTTATAGGAAACATTTTATAGGTTTTTGGTTGTACTTCTTCAAAAATATATTGTTTGCTTTCCCAAGTAACCACTGCATCGTCTGGAACAGTGTTACCGGTTTCAGTTTGGGTTTCTACTTCTGCATTCATGTAAGTTCCGGGAATTAAACTCTTATCATATTCTATAAAATGACAATGAATAATCACAGATTTGTCTGGCTGAAAATCTCTACCAATTAAAATAATATTAGCGGCGTATTTTTTATCAGGATTTTGATTGGTATAGGCAAAAACTCTTTGGTTCAAAGCAATTTTATTTAAATCTTTTTCAAAAACCTTTAATGCAAGATGAATATCTCCTGTGTTTACTACATCAAAAAGTCTTTCTGTAGGCGAAACATATTGTCCCATCTTCACATTTACACTAGAAATATAACCAGAAACTGGTGATGTAACTGCTACACTTCTTTTAATGTTCCCAGCGTTCAGATTATTCGGATTTATTCCAAGAGCTCTCAGTTTTTCGGCCATTCCTCTCATCAAAATATTTTGATTTTGAGCTTCAGTTTGTGCGAGTTGCATCGCTTTATCTGATGCGGCTTTGCTTTGATTTAATTCACTTTGTCTAGCATAATCTTTTTGTGCGTAACCTAAATTAGATTTTGCCAAAAGATAATCTTGCTGCAACTGAACAATCTGTGGATCTTCTAAAACAGCCAAAGTTTCACCTTTGTCTACATGCATTCCTGGCATATGACGAATAAAACGCACATAGCCACCACTTGGCGCAGAAACACTTGCTAAATTCTGTGGCGGAACATCTACAGCTCCGTTGAGGATTATTTTTGCTGAAATATCTTCGTATCCTAAATTTCCTGTTTCTATACCCGCATTTTTGATTTGGTTATCGTTCAGCGTAATTTGGTTTTCAGCGGCTACTACTTCAAATTCTTCTTTGGCAGTTTCTTCTTTTTTGCCACAAGAAAAGAGTAGAAGTGATATTGTTATAATTGAAATTATTTTTTTCATTTTTGATTCATTTTTTGCTTAAAAAATTAAAACTTACAATTGATTGAGGATTATTCTCCTCCAATCATTTTAGAAACAATTCCTTTTTTGTTGGTAAATTCTGCAATGGTAATTCCTACAAAGTGAAGGACGATGAATCCTGGCATCCAATAAATGGCTAGTTTGTGAATTTCTTCGGCTTTTTCTAGAATGTCTTCTCCGGCTAATTCAAATTTTAGCATCATACCAGTTGCAGCTTCTACCGCCACTAAAATGTAGAAAATAAAATAAATGGTTCCTTGGAATTTTTCTTTTCCAGAAGCCGTTTTAGAAAAAGGATTAGGAAATTTAATGCCTTTTACCAGCATATAAATTATCCTTAAAACAAAAGCAAAAACGAGTACATAAGCAAAGTTAACGTGCCACTCAAACATTGGATTGATAATGGATTTTGCAATAGCACGAACGCTTTCTTCTGGTAATTCTAAACCTTTAGCAGTAAGTTCGTTATTGATAGCAGCAGAAATGGTTTTTCTACCCATCCAATACATTCTTAAAAATCCAGTGGCTAATAATACTAACATTGAAATTGCGATAACCCAATGTATAATTCTATGTGTTGCGGTAAATTTTTTCATCTTTTAATTAATTTTCGCTTTTCAGCGCGTTGATTTCTATAATAATGTCATTGAGTTCTTTTAATCGATCTGTGTATTTGTTTTCAATTTCAAATGCTTGATTTACTAAAAGAGTCCATTCTAAATAATTGATTTCTCCGTTATAATACTGGTTATTGGCAGTTTTTAAAATGCTTTCGCTGTTTGCCAAACCTGTTTTTTGATAGTAAGAAATCTCATTCGTTAGTTTTTGATAAAGATTAAAGTTCTGTGTGTATTGATTTTTCAGTTTTAATGAACCCAGCTGATAATTATTTTCAGCGATTTGTTGGTTGATTTTCTGAGCTTCAATCACTGATTTTTGTGCAGAATTGAAAACAGGTAAACCTATTCCTACCATTCCAGAGTGAAACCTTGCCGAACGCTCATAGAATTTATTATCTGCACCATTTCCGTACATCGACATATTGTTGTACCCAATGTTAAAACTAGGAGTAAGCTTAGATTTTTCAGCTAAAAGTTTAGCGTTTTGAATGTTTTTTTCTTGCTCTAATTGTTTCAAAATAATTGGATTTCCTGAGAAATTTTCGCCAAGATTGTTAATGTCTAAAACAGCATATTTTTCTTTATCATTTTGGTAAAAAGTTCCATCATTGATGAGGAAATTAAATTTCTGCAAAGCAATTTCTCTGTCTTTTTCCAGTGCATTGAGTTGTAATTCTGCTTGACTTCTCAAGTTTTCGGCAGTCGCTTTTTCTAAGAGATTGCTTTCTCCTTTTTTCAGTCTGAGTTCTGCTCTTTTGTAATATTGAGAAAAGATACTGTCTGCTTTTTTGAGCAGTTTTTTCTTCTCGTCTAGATATTTTAACTCGTTGTAAATCAAAGAAATTTCTTTTTTGATTTGCCATTTATGAACATCCAATTGTAATGTAGAATTTTTATATTCTTCTGCTAAAACTTTCTTCTGACTGTTGTAAAATTTTGGCAATCTAATCGTTTGAGAAACCGAAAATTTATTGTCAACATAAGCTGAATTCATTTGCCCGATTTCTCCTGAAATCATCAATGGGTCAATAACGGTAGCAGAACGTTGCATTTTTTCTTGGTATTGTACCTTTAATGTTCCGTCTTTGATGGCTAAATTATTATCCAAAGCTTTATTGATGGCACTTTCTAGTGAAATAGGAGTTTGTGAAAACCCTATTCCAAAAATTAGAAAAGTGAATATTTTTAAAAATTTATCTTTCATTTTATTTGATTTATTTTTTACCACAGAGGTCACAGAGAAAT is part of the Cloacibacterium normanense genome and encodes:
- a CDS encoding VIT1/CCC1 transporter family protein; this translates as MNLKNIQTEVDASFLYGLLAEKEEDQNVKEIFSQMSAIEKSHAVSFLQKVGLTEKDMPKPSTRAKILKKIGGILGYDYVLGVLMDTEKSLSSSIGKARVNTKTQASISDTAHVKILENILQNNPKIGGNALSRFEKRHRSVGGNALRAAVLGGNDGLISNFSLIMGVAGASSGQKEVLLAGLAGLLAGSLSMALGEWISVQSSKELYENQMSLEMDELEVNPEGELKEIELIYRAKGIPAHQAAQMAIELMNDKNSAHQFLVKEELGINSEELKGSAMEAAISSFVLFAIGAILPLFPFFFLGGTPAIIASAISSSVGLFLIGSAITLFTGKSIWYSGFRQVIFGLLAAAITFGIGKLIGVSVIG
- a CDS encoding efflux RND transporter periplasmic adaptor subunit codes for the protein MKKIISIITISLLLFSCGKKEETAKEEFEVVAAENQITLNDNQIKNAGIETGNLGYEDISAKIILNGAVDVPPQNLASVSAPSGGYVRFIRHMPGMHVDKGETLAVLEDPQIVQLQQDYLLAKSNLGYAQKDYARQSELNQSKAASDKAMQLAQTEAQNQNILMRGMAEKLRALGINPNNLNAGNIKRSVAVTSPVSGYISSVNVKMGQYVSPTERLFDVVNTGDIHLALKVFEKDLNKIALNQRVFAYTNQNPDKKYAANIILIGRDFQPDKSVIIHCHFIEYDKSLIPGTYMNAEVETQTETGNTVPDDAVVTWESKQYIFEEVQPKTYKMFPITIGNSENGRTEILNLDEKAKNKKFVTKGAYYLLMGLKNVEE
- a CDS encoding cytochrome b/b6 domain-containing protein, translated to MKKFTATHRIIHWVIAISMLVLLATGFLRMYWMGRKTISAAINNELTAKGLELPEESVRAIAKSIINPMFEWHVNFAYVLVFAFVLRIIYMLVKGIKFPNPFSKTASGKEKFQGTIYFIFYILVAVEAATGMMLKFELAGEDILEKAEEIHKLAIYWMPGFIVLHFVGITIAEFTNKKGIVSKMIGGE
- a CDS encoding TolC family protein; this encodes MKDKFLKIFTFLIFGIGFSQTPISLESAINKALDNNLAIKDGTLKVQYQEKMQRSATVIDPLMISGEIGQMNSAYVDNKFSVSQTIRLPKFYNSQKKVLAEEYKNSTLQLDVHKWQIKKEISLIYNELKYLDEKKKLLKKADSIFSQYYKRAELRLKKGESNLLEKATAENLRSQAELQLNALEKDREIALQKFNFLINDGTFYQNDKEKYAVLDINNLGENFSGNPIILKQLEQEKNIQNAKLLAEKSKLTPSFNIGYNNMSMYGNGADNKFYERSARFHSGMVGIGLPVFNSAQKSVIEAQKINQQIAENNYQLGSLKLKNQYTQNFNLYQKLTNEISYYQKTGLANSESILKTANNQYYNGEINYLEWTLLVNQAFEIENKYTDRLKELNDIIIEINALKSEN